The following are encoded in a window of Candidatus Tanganyikabacteria bacterium genomic DNA:
- a CDS encoding DUF4214 domain-containing protein, with product MTTVDNKSFVTGLYREILGRNPEKSGLEHHLKLLDGGMSREEMRAAIMASKEKQLKDAREADNAPQAKPRKDRAPRRRGDGSDLPLPKEPAGPGKPGVVRDGPGGFLWKPVSDSDGKLAVLLPEKLTNNARAAYLEGPDGTKLEDGRYAGNGNGGREHFRFRKQGGAYPPGTTVVVVTQDGTTVRFTVKDTGARND from the coding sequence ATGACCACCGTCGACAACAAGAGCTTCGTCACCGGCCTGTACCGGGAAATCCTGGGCCGCAATCCCGAGAAGAGCGGGCTGGAGCACCATCTCAAGCTCCTCGACGGCGGCATGTCGCGCGAGGAGATGCGTGCCGCCATCATGGCGAGCAAGGAAAAGCAGCTCAAGGACGCCCGCGAGGCCGACAATGCCCCGCAGGCCAAGCCGCGCAAGGATCGGGCGCCCCGGCGCCGCGGCGACGGCTCCGACCTGCCTCTCCCGAAGGAGCCCGCCGGGCCCGGCAAGCCGGGAGTGGTGCGCGACGGCCCGGGCGGCTTCCTCTGGAAACCGGTCAGCGACAGCGACGGGAAACTGGCGGTGCTGCTGCCCGAGAAGCTCACCAACAACGCCAGGGCCGCCTACCTCGAGGGCCCGGACGGCACCAAGCTCGAAGACGGGCGCTACGCCGGCAACGGCAACGGCGGCCGCGAGCACTTCCGGTTCCGGAAGCAGGGCGGGGCGTACCCGCCGGGCACGACCGTGGTCGTGGTCACCCAGGACGGCACGACCGTGCGCTTCACGGTGAAGGACACGGGCGCGAGAAACGATTAG
- a CDS encoding AAA family ATPase — MANPVTTTALSALATYVPRLVLGRIERGGPPVAPRTGVFPAAVLFADVSGFTALSERLMSPGEGGVEELTRILNGYFGELIDAIAAAGGDILKFAGDALLAVWPGSPGDGDLEGLVLRSAACGLALQRRMDAFDPGGEVRLGLRVAIGVGDVAVSEVGGVGDRWEVLVTGAVLADLGRAGKVAAPGEVVATDAAWRLMGANAEGEERAGGAVRLSAVRVAPAPTGLLRGAEPSAAPGGVSAFVPESVCTRVFAGQQAWLAELRRVSVVFVNLPGLWHLPLEQINEAVRALQEVVSRFEGSINKLSVDDKGVSLLAAWGLPGLTHEDDAVRATLASLEIQAELGVLEIRTAIGVASGRVFCGEVGNDTRREYTMLGDTVNLAARLMQAAPGAILCDVNNYREARGRVTFAERAAIKAKGKTGLLTVFTPVGAGTAAGVTATPLVGRTAEVRLLERGLDGLWTGESTVVVVEGEPGIGKSRLVQEVYRLARVRGLAVWQGAGDARAWARPYHAWRPIFAELLRLSPEADGESREGRVRERLARHPELEHLAPLLGHIVGARIPDNDATAAMTEQVRADNTQRALLALLTDRAIHEPLVLVIEDAHWLDSLSLALLARVHEEFLPCLVVVSQRPQPTVPRELARLLASERASRVILEPLTPDDALAVACQRLGVRALPPAAVEIVRERGEGHPLFSEELALALRDAGVIVVADEECRLAGDERVLGSLELPTSIEGIVRARVDRLEPSQQLALKTGSIIGRQFRFDLAQAIYPIVPERGRLASVLASVEPTQLLVQPAERLYAFRHAVTREVVYGTMLVSQRQPLHRAAAECLERDAGDPAALHGLLAYHREQAGDVALAVGHLDRAAEAALLDGGYLEAADAFGRAGALDAGAGDAAGRGRRWRRERGLGKAYLGLGRLGDARGHFEQALALLGHPMPAGTLAAVAPLLARVAGQAWRRIVGRPARGDVAEEERGALCDRIAIYEALVEIYFLENKVAEGFLASLWALELSEAVGPSPELARAYAAAAAISGIIPLHGMARLYADLAKGVLDQVADPRTQANARYPLGYYHAGIGDWERARSELSAAYGIFERLGDRRQWTMTRNMANLVPYFTGDFARCEADARELGELARRAGDVQYQAANANLLAWSLLRQGRDDGVADLLASAAGHLDGSKDHGEQMINLGLTTLAAWRAGDLAAAGTSAAAALALMARTPPVNPSVLDAYAAVADFYIETGDRKGAAGASRALGKLAGVFPVAMPRYLLCDGRRLARAGRVAAAVRAWRRSLEAADRLQMPYDRALAQRELGACARVPEPERSHHAQAAQALFEQLGAFEGGLRSAPGPA; from the coding sequence GTGGCAAACCCCGTGACGACGACGGCCTTGTCGGCCCTGGCTACCTACGTACCGCGGCTGGTGCTGGGGCGGATCGAGAGAGGCGGGCCGCCTGTCGCCCCTCGCACCGGAGTGTTTCCGGCGGCCGTGCTCTTTGCCGACGTCTCGGGCTTCACCGCGCTGTCCGAGCGGCTCATGTCGCCGGGCGAGGGCGGCGTCGAGGAACTCACGCGCATCCTCAACGGCTACTTCGGCGAATTGATCGACGCCATTGCCGCGGCCGGCGGCGACATCCTGAAGTTCGCCGGGGACGCCCTCCTGGCTGTCTGGCCCGGGAGCCCGGGAGACGGCGATCTCGAGGGCCTGGTGCTCCGGAGCGCGGCATGCGGCCTGGCGCTGCAGCGGCGCATGGATGCCTTCGACCCGGGAGGAGAGGTACGGCTGGGCCTGCGGGTCGCGATCGGCGTGGGAGACGTGGCGGTGTCCGAGGTCGGCGGGGTTGGCGACCGCTGGGAGGTCCTCGTGACGGGCGCCGTGCTGGCCGACCTGGGCCGCGCCGGGAAGGTGGCCGCACCGGGCGAGGTCGTTGCGACCGACGCCGCCTGGCGCCTGATGGGTGCCAACGCCGAGGGCGAGGAACGGGCCGGAGGAGCCGTGCGCTTGAGCGCCGTGCGCGTGGCGCCCGCCCCCACCGGCCTGCTGCGCGGAGCCGAGCCTTCCGCCGCTCCCGGGGGCGTTTCCGCGTTCGTGCCCGAGTCGGTCTGCACCCGGGTGTTCGCGGGGCAGCAGGCCTGGCTCGCGGAGTTGCGCCGGGTGTCGGTGGTCTTCGTCAACCTGCCCGGCCTCTGGCACTTGCCGCTGGAGCAGATCAACGAAGCCGTGCGCGCCCTCCAGGAGGTCGTGTCGCGGTTCGAGGGCAGCATCAACAAGCTGAGCGTGGACGACAAGGGCGTCTCGCTCCTGGCGGCCTGGGGGCTCCCCGGACTGACTCACGAGGACGATGCGGTCCGCGCGACCCTCGCTTCGCTCGAGATCCAGGCCGAACTGGGCGTCCTGGAAATCCGGACCGCCATAGGCGTCGCATCCGGCCGCGTGTTCTGCGGCGAGGTCGGCAACGACACGCGCCGCGAGTACACGATGCTCGGCGACACGGTCAATCTCGCGGCCCGCCTGATGCAGGCGGCGCCGGGCGCGATCCTGTGCGACGTCAACAACTACCGCGAGGCTCGGGGGCGCGTGACCTTCGCCGAAAGGGCGGCGATCAAGGCAAAGGGCAAGACCGGCCTCCTGACGGTGTTCACTCCCGTCGGTGCGGGGACCGCCGCCGGGGTCACCGCCACGCCCCTCGTGGGCCGGACGGCCGAGGTCCGCCTGCTCGAACGCGGACTCGATGGCCTCTGGACCGGCGAGAGCACGGTGGTGGTCGTGGAGGGCGAACCCGGGATCGGCAAGAGCCGCCTGGTCCAGGAAGTCTATCGGCTGGCGCGGGTGCGTGGCCTGGCGGTTTGGCAGGGTGCCGGCGACGCGCGCGCCTGGGCGCGGCCCTACCACGCCTGGCGGCCCATTTTCGCCGAGTTGCTGCGCCTTTCGCCCGAGGCCGACGGCGAGTCGCGGGAGGGTCGGGTACGGGAGCGTCTGGCCCGCCATCCCGAACTCGAGCACCTCGCGCCGCTCCTCGGGCACATCGTCGGCGCCCGCATTCCCGACAACGACGCCACCGCGGCCATGACCGAGCAGGTGAGGGCCGACAACACGCAGCGCGCCCTGCTGGCGCTCCTTACCGACCGGGCGATCCACGAGCCTCTGGTGCTGGTGATCGAGGATGCCCACTGGCTCGACTCTCTTTCCCTGGCGCTGCTCGCGCGAGTCCACGAAGAGTTCCTCCCGTGCCTGGTCGTCGTCAGCCAGCGCCCGCAGCCGACCGTTCCCAGGGAACTCGCCAGGCTGCTGGCATCCGAGCGGGCGAGCCGCGTGATCCTCGAGCCGCTGACCCCCGACGATGCGCTCGCGGTCGCATGCCAGCGGCTGGGCGTGCGGGCCCTGCCGCCGGCGGCGGTTGAGATCGTCCGCGAACGCGGCGAGGGGCACCCGCTGTTTTCCGAAGAGCTGGCGCTGGCATTGCGAGATGCCGGGGTGATCGTGGTAGCCGATGAAGAGTGCCGGCTGGCCGGAGACGAGCGGGTGCTGGGCAGCCTGGAGCTGCCCACCTCGATCGAGGGTATCGTGCGGGCGCGCGTGGACAGGCTCGAGCCGTCCCAGCAGCTTGCGCTCAAGACCGGCAGCATCATCGGGCGCCAGTTCCGCTTCGACCTTGCCCAGGCCATCTACCCGATCGTGCCGGAACGCGGGCGCCTGGCGTCGGTCCTGGCTTCGGTCGAGCCGACGCAGCTGCTGGTCCAGCCCGCGGAGCGCCTCTACGCCTTTCGCCATGCCGTCACCCGCGAGGTCGTCTACGGGACGATGCTCGTGTCCCAGCGGCAGCCGCTGCACCGCGCCGCCGCCGAATGCCTCGAGCGCGACGCCGGCGACCCGGCGGCGCTCCATGGCTTGCTGGCGTACCATCGCGAGCAGGCCGGCGACGTGGCGCTGGCCGTCGGGCATCTCGACCGGGCCGCGGAGGCCGCCCTGCTCGACGGTGGCTATCTCGAGGCGGCCGATGCGTTCGGGCGGGCCGGCGCGCTGGATGCCGGCGCGGGGGATGCTGCCGGCCGGGGGCGCAGGTGGCGCCGCGAGCGCGGGCTGGGAAAGGCGTACCTCGGCCTGGGGCGCCTGGGAGACGCGCGCGGGCACTTCGAGCAAGCGCTCGCGCTGCTTGGCCACCCGATGCCCGCCGGAACCCTTGCCGCCGTGGCCCCGCTGCTGGCGCGGGTAGCCGGCCAGGCCTGGCGGCGCATCGTCGGCCGGCCGGCACGCGGCGACGTCGCGGAGGAGGAGCGGGGAGCCCTGTGCGATCGCATCGCGATCTACGAGGCGCTGGTCGAGATCTACTTCCTGGAAAACAAGGTGGCCGAAGGGTTCCTGGCCAGCCTCTGGGCGCTCGAGCTCTCGGAAGCGGTCGGCCCGAGCCCGGAGCTCGCCCGGGCGTATGCGGCGGCCGCGGCCATCTCCGGCATCATCCCGCTGCACGGCATGGCGCGGCTCTACGCCGACCTCGCCAAGGGCGTGCTGGACCAGGTCGCCGACCCCAGGACGCAGGCCAACGCCCGCTATCCCCTGGGTTACTACCATGCCGGCATAGGCGACTGGGAACGCGCCCGCTCCGAGCTTTCCGCCGCTTACGGCATTTTCGAGCGGCTGGGCGATCGCCGGCAGTGGACCATGACGCGCAACATGGCCAACCTGGTCCCGTACTTCACCGGCGACTTCGCCCGCTGCGAGGCGGATGCCCGCGAACTCGGGGAACTGGCGCGGCGAGCGGGCGACGTGCAGTACCAGGCCGCCAACGCCAACCTCCTGGCATGGAGCCTGCTGCGGCAAGGCCGCGACGACGGAGTGGCGGACCTGCTGGCCAGCGCGGCCGGGCACCTCGACGGCAGCAAGGACCACGGCGAGCAGATGATCAACCTGGGTCTCACCACGCTCGCCGCGTGGCGGGCGGGCGATCTCGCGGCGGCGGGGACGTCCGCGGCGGCGGCCCTCGCCCTGATGGCCAGGACCCCACCCGTCAACCCGTCGGTGCTGGATGCCTACGCCGCCGTGGCGGATTTCTACATCGAGACCGGCGACCGCAAGGGTGCGGCCGGGGCCTCGCGCGCCCTGGGGAAGCTGGCGGGCGTGTTTCCGGTGGCCATGCCCCGGTACCTGCTGTGCGACGGCCGGCGCCTCGCCCGGGCAGGCCGCGTGGCCGCGGCGGTGCGAGCCTGGCGCCGGAGCCTCGAGGCGGCAGACCGGCTGCAGATGCCCTACGATCGCGCCCTGGCCCAGCGGGAACTCGGGGCGTGCGCCCGGGTCCCCGAGCCCGAGCGGAGCCACCACGCCCAGGCCGCACAGGCGCTGTTCGAGCAACTGGGCGCCTTTGAAGGGGGTCTCCGCTCCGCGCCCGGCCCGGCGTAA
- a CDS encoding ATP-binding protein, which yields MTLEVAAALPAWAEKLRHHYLSGTTIQFLLHNNVRDLVAWRGEYLRLDKFLYEALLKQTKDVVVYYDISEGLTFAVPQMKEKFLTALNVRHNILGLPPVPAELPRDARRALPLLEAFLSIPGQRVAVVIDFVEALVPANDPAMLGGDDRTSLITLERWANEPHLLASDNIIILIGENVAEINKAIVRSPQIQPIDLSLPGENERLAFLRKTAQQLAARLEAPEEAIARLSSGLRLIQLEGVLRQSAKSGEAVSISMLAAKRKEIIENECFGLVEMIDPDHGLDVVGGMEVVKGQLARVAEAIKNGVRRHVPMGIFFVGPMGTGKTYVAEAFARDSGLTCLALKNFRDKWVGSTEGNLEKILNIVRALGSVMIIIDEVDRALGGEDGDSGVSSRVFARIKAFMSDTSHRGKILWLVMSNRPDKLDIDLKRPGRFDRKIPFFFPQSAAERQLIFEAQVRKHRIDREPFPWEQACARTDGYSAAEIEALLLLADEFAAERSRKMTEEDLLDAIADFVPNRNRKMIDFMELLAVFECSSRRLLPERFKAMTDEELGSKLSALRAELRL from the coding sequence ATGACCTTGGAAGTCGCCGCCGCGCTGCCCGCCTGGGCCGAAAAACTGCGCCACCATTACCTCAGCGGCACGACCATCCAGTTCCTGCTGCACAACAACGTGCGCGATCTGGTGGCCTGGCGCGGCGAGTATCTCCGGCTGGACAAGTTCCTGTACGAGGCGCTCCTCAAGCAGACCAAGGATGTCGTCGTGTACTACGACATCTCCGAGGGCCTGACTTTCGCGGTGCCGCAGATGAAGGAGAAGTTCCTCACGGCGCTGAACGTGCGGCACAACATCCTGGGCCTGCCCCCCGTCCCGGCCGAACTTCCCCGCGACGCGCGGCGCGCCCTGCCGCTGCTCGAGGCGTTCCTGTCGATCCCCGGCCAGCGGGTGGCGGTGGTGATCGACTTCGTCGAGGCCCTGGTGCCGGCCAACGACCCGGCCATGCTCGGCGGCGACGACAGGACCAGTCTCATCACGCTGGAGCGCTGGGCCAACGAGCCGCACCTGTTGGCCTCGGACAACATCATCATCCTGATCGGGGAGAACGTCGCGGAAATCAACAAGGCCATCGTGCGCAGCCCGCAGATCCAGCCGATCGACCTTTCTCTCCCGGGGGAGAACGAGCGCCTGGCCTTCCTGCGCAAGACCGCCCAGCAACTGGCGGCGCGCCTGGAGGCTCCCGAGGAGGCCATCGCGCGCCTCTCCTCGGGCTTGCGCCTGATCCAGCTGGAGGGGGTGCTCCGGCAGTCGGCCAAGTCGGGAGAGGCGGTCAGCATCTCGATGCTGGCGGCCAAGCGCAAGGAGATCATCGAGAACGAGTGCTTCGGCCTGGTCGAAATGATCGACCCCGACCACGGCCTCGACGTCGTCGGGGGCATGGAGGTCGTCAAGGGCCAGCTCGCCCGCGTGGCCGAGGCGATCAAGAACGGCGTCAGGCGCCACGTGCCGATGGGGATCTTCTTCGTCGGCCCGATGGGCACCGGCAAGACCTACGTGGCCGAGGCGTTCGCCCGCGACTCGGGGCTGACCTGCCTCGCGCTCAAGAACTTCCGCGACAAGTGGGTGGGCTCGACCGAGGGCAACCTCGAGAAGATTCTCAACATCGTGCGGGCCCTGGGCTCGGTCATGATCATCATCGACGAGGTGGACCGGGCGCTCGGCGGCGAGGATGGCGATTCGGGCGTCTCGTCGCGGGTCTTCGCCCGGATCAAGGCGTTCATGAGCGATACCAGCCACCGCGGCAAGATCCTCTGGCTGGTGATGTCCAACCGGCCCGACAAGCTGGACATCGACCTCAAGCGGCCCGGGCGGTTCGATCGCAAGATCCCGTTCTTCTTCCCGCAGTCCGCGGCCGAGCGGCAACTGATCTTCGAGGCGCAGGTCCGCAAGCATCGGATCGACCGCGAGCCCTTCCCGTGGGAGCAGGCGTGCGCCCGCACGGACGGCTACTCGGCCGCCGAGATAGAGGCCCTGCTGCTGCTGGCCGACGAGTTCGCCGCCGAGCGGTCGCGCAAGATGACCGAAGAGGATCTGCTCGACGCCATCGCCGACTTCGTCCCGAATCGCAACCGCAAGATGATCGACTTCATGGAGCTCCTGGCGGTCTTCGAGTGTTCGAGCCGGCGGCTCCTGCCCGAGCGCTTCAAGGCCATGACCGACGAGGAACTCGGCTCGAAACTGAGCGCGTTGCGGGCCGAGCTCAGGCTGTAG
- a CDS encoding polyprenyl synthetase family protein, whose amino-acid sequence MPAPPRDLAALEAAIAGVLEAARVAPGFRSALAGHLGRYAAFSLERPDWYPAGIPGAICSSFGCPPEKGAMVAAGCIAYHLALDAMDDVQDGDLALWPDQSGPEVLNAGIALHVVAQEAFRLAGCGPAFFERYHALALETAAGQSLDLAWRPGRLAETREVDYFRIVSLKTGATFEIIARAACGTAGADPAATEALAAWSRELGTYMQALGDNDDAATEPSPDLAKGKPSLPLIFAYADLAPAERIALASALAAYADRDAARETVHRQLRETDAMGRARARVADMGRLLAARLDDLVPAEHRAAFRRLIYRLEDGMPPLPEKKPAKPAEPDWSELAPRGDQAAAALLAAPTCPESWDIHRWGFCGHPELVGDVFPVALVAAALQACGRDASAARIHLLARANADGWRYFPEMPELPPDADVLGQVLQVLAPGSDLPAVAAAASALVAHIAPSGAIPTWLEGAPDPADSQWGGNDCVAAIANAYYGLLRFDAARYAEIVHAGLPHLLAHLDRHGDWESFWYIPAYARYAAARLLAAAGRGDLPPFLAAAVSSALARTRDRVKAETRPDGAWNGPQDTALALLTLAAAGDEATDFRPGLRLLCDSQRGDGYWPAWPLYLIPARDGGYTWYGSKSATTAFCLRAISLNLGFTWA is encoded by the coding sequence GTGCCGGCTCCCCCGCGCGACCTCGCCGCTCTCGAGGCCGCGATCGCCGGGGTCCTGGAAGCCGCGCGGGTCGCGCCGGGCTTCCGGTCGGCGCTGGCGGGCCACCTCGGACGTTACGCCGCTTTCAGCCTCGAACGACCGGACTGGTACCCGGCCGGCATCCCGGGAGCGATCTGCTCCTCGTTCGGCTGCCCTCCCGAGAAGGGCGCCATGGTCGCGGCGGGCTGCATTGCCTACCATCTGGCCCTCGACGCCATGGACGACGTCCAGGATGGCGACCTGGCCCTGTGGCCCGACCAGTCGGGACCCGAGGTCCTGAATGCCGGCATCGCCTTGCACGTGGTGGCCCAGGAGGCCTTTCGCCTCGCCGGCTGCGGGCCCGCGTTCTTCGAACGGTATCACGCCCTAGCTCTCGAGACCGCGGCCGGCCAGTCGCTGGATCTCGCCTGGCGGCCCGGGCGGCTGGCCGAGACGCGGGAGGTCGACTACTTCCGTATCGTCTCGCTCAAGACCGGCGCGACCTTCGAGATCATTGCGCGGGCCGCCTGCGGCACGGCCGGCGCCGATCCGGCGGCGACCGAGGCCCTGGCCGCCTGGTCCCGCGAACTCGGTACCTACATGCAGGCACTCGGGGACAACGATGACGCCGCGACCGAACCGAGCCCGGATCTGGCAAAGGGCAAGCCCAGCCTCCCCCTGATCTTCGCCTACGCGGACCTCGCGCCGGCAGAGCGGATCGCCCTGGCGAGCGCGCTCGCCGCCTATGCGGATCGGGACGCGGCGCGAGAGACGGTCCACCGGCAGTTGCGCGAGACCGATGCCATGGGCCGCGCTCGCGCCCGGGTGGCCGACATGGGCCGCCTGCTGGCCGCACGCCTGGACGACCTGGTCCCGGCCGAACACCGGGCCGCCTTCCGGCGGCTGATCTACCGGCTCGAAGACGGTATGCCCCCTCTGCCCGAGAAGAAGCCGGCCAAACCCGCCGAGCCCGACTGGTCGGAACTCGCGCCCCGCGGCGACCAGGCCGCCGCCGCCCTGCTCGCCGCGCCGACGTGCCCCGAGAGCTGGGACATCCACCGCTGGGGATTCTGCGGGCACCCCGAACTGGTGGGCGACGTATTCCCGGTCGCCCTGGTGGCGGCTGCCCTGCAGGCGTGCGGCCGCGACGCTTCCGCGGCCAGGATTCACCTCCTCGCGCGGGCAAACGCCGACGGCTGGCGCTACTTTCCCGAGATGCCCGAACTTCCGCCCGACGCGGACGTACTCGGCCAGGTGCTCCAGGTGCTGGCGCCGGGCTCCGACCTGCCGGCGGTCGCGGCCGCGGCCTCGGCCCTGGTGGCGCACATCGCTCCGTCCGGGGCGATCCCGACCTGGCTGGAGGGCGCCCCCGACCCCGCGGATTCACAGTGGGGGGGAAACGACTGCGTCGCGGCGATCGCCAACGCCTATTACGGCCTGCTGCGCTTCGATGCGGCCCGGTACGCCGAGATCGTCCACGCCGGCCTGCCGCACCTGCTCGCCCACCTCGACCGGCATGGCGACTGGGAAAGCTTCTGGTACATCCCGGCCTATGCTCGCTACGCCGCGGCGCGCCTGCTGGCCGCCGCCGGGCGCGGGGACCTGCCGCCTTTCCTCGCGGCCGCCGTCTCGAGCGCCCTCGCCCGCACCCGCGACCGGGTCAAGGCCGAGACCCGCCCGGACGGCGCCTGGAACGGGCCCCAGGACACCGCGCTGGCCCTCCTGACCCTGGCGGCCGCGGGCGACGAGGCGACCGATTTTCGCCCCGGGCTGCGCCTGCTGTGCGACTCGCAGCGCGGAGACGGCTACTGGCCGGCCTGGCCGCTGTACCTCATCCCTGCGCGGGACGGCGGCTACACCTGGTACGGCAGCAAGAGCGCGACGACCGCGTTCTGCCTCCGGGCCATCAGCCTTAACCTCGGCTTTACCTGGGCATAG
- a CDS encoding tyrosine-protein phosphatase, translating to MRGGIGFLALAAALLAGCGAGTPSLAQAPVRSYGALETRAPKIDRFAKVNDGLYRGGMPADGQFRELRKLGIRTDVSLLGAGPASQRQVVAAEREAAEAAGLRFVNVVVPYGEPSRALIDKFLQVVQDPSNQPVYVHCKHGRDRTGTMIALYRIAVDGYTGRQALAEMETFGFDRDEYPYYAKTVLNFGL from the coding sequence ATGCGTGGCGGGATCGGGTTCTTGGCCCTGGCGGCCGCCCTGCTGGCCGGTTGCGGGGCGGGGACGCCCTCGCTGGCGCAGGCGCCGGTCCGGTCCTACGGGGCGCTCGAAACCCGGGCCCCGAAGATCGACCGGTTCGCGAAGGTCAACGACGGCCTGTACCGCGGCGGGATGCCCGCCGACGGCCAGTTCCGCGAACTGCGCAAGCTGGGCATCCGCACCGACGTCTCGCTCCTGGGAGCCGGCCCGGCCAGCCAGCGGCAGGTGGTGGCCGCGGAACGCGAGGCCGCCGAGGCGGCCGGCCTGCGGTTCGTCAACGTCGTCGTGCCTTACGGGGAGCCGAGCCGGGCGCTCATCGACAAGTTCCTGCAGGTCGTGCAGGATCCTTCCAATCAGCCCGTCTACGTCCACTGCAAGCACGGCCGCGACCGCACCGGCACGATGATCGCCCTGTACCGCATCGCGGTGGACGGCTACACGGGCCGGCAGGCCCTGGCCGAGATGGAGACCTTCGGCTTCGACCGCGACGAATATCCCTACTACGCCAAGACCGTGCTGAACTTCGGCCTCTAG
- a CDS encoding HEAT repeat domain-containing protein has protein sequence MAPIDNATGAKVHRPQIQPLRPRPPRVEPGPAMPPDSLELTPMRPIAPRQAGDGGAAARALGQAYADAWADPTLRLEVIAALGATESAEGAHILIKAHEDYWADRQGRLAVMKALGNTRRPEGIALLVEQYDDFRSDREMKIVALRALGATRQPGAVPTLRKAYSDSRNDRQLLIETIRALGDSRTAEGVAALSRAYADHERDTQLRSEILKALGQTRRAEAVSPLRRAYADGWSNTQLQLEVIRALGELRTSAAVPALQQAYQDSWADRNRRAEVVRALAKAHTPADPLP, from the coding sequence ATGGCCCCTATCGACAATGCAACCGGCGCGAAGGTCCACCGGCCGCAGATCCAGCCCCTGAGGCCGCGCCCGCCGCGTGTCGAACCCGGGCCCGCCATGCCGCCCGACTCCCTGGAGCTCACGCCCATGCGCCCGATCGCCCCGCGGCAGGCCGGCGACGGCGGCGCGGCGGCCCGCGCGCTCGGCCAGGCCTACGCCGACGCCTGGGCCGATCCGACGCTGCGGCTCGAGGTGATTGCCGCCCTGGGTGCCACCGAGAGCGCGGAGGGCGCGCACATCCTCATCAAGGCCCATGAGGACTACTGGGCCGACCGGCAGGGTCGCCTGGCGGTCATGAAGGCGCTTGGCAACACCCGGCGCCCCGAAGGGATCGCCCTCCTGGTCGAGCAGTACGACGACTTCCGCTCCGACCGCGAAATGAAGATCGTGGCGCTGCGCGCGCTGGGCGCAACCCGCCAGCCGGGTGCCGTGCCGACCCTGCGAAAGGCCTACTCCGACTCGCGAAACGATCGCCAGCTACTGATCGAGACCATCCGCGCACTGGGGGACTCGCGCACCGCCGAAGGCGTCGCCGCCCTGTCCCGCGCCTACGCCGATCACGAGCGCGACACTCAGCTCCGCTCGGAGATCCTCAAGGCGCTCGGCCAGACCCGCCGCGCCGAAGCCGTATCGCCGCTGCGCCGGGCCTATGCCGACGGCTGGTCGAACACCCAGCTGCAGCTCGAGGTCATCCGCGCCCTGGGCGAGCTCCGGACCAGCGCCGCCGTGCCGGCCCTCCAGCAGGCCTACCAGGACTCGTGGGCAGACCGGAACCGGCGGGCGGAAGTCGTGCGGGCCCTCGCGAAGGCGCACACGCCAGCCGACCCGCTGCCGTAG
- a CDS encoding tyrosine-type recombinase/integrase gives MARGNGIKRQRDGSWLVNIELGRDPDGKRRQHRKRFERKADAEAYRDQARADQRKGIFVLPAKATVRDFAAQWLEIGVRGNLADSTAIDYQETLDYYMLPRLGHVRLSDLRKPAVQAAFNDLAKEVSPTTVRHAHRVFRRMLNVAIEWNELAINPAVGVALPRAAKRQATIWNVEQAIMFLKRAELAPDTAMWDLLLTTGARISEVVALTWADVDFKNHTVRIAAAMARSLQNKVDRKGPKTEGGKRSLPLHRKTIAALKEQRRVQRAELLKTQIRPAIDYIFTSTPGIPLTRHAAYHRFKTLLASAGLPEIRLHDLRHTVASILLERGTPIPEVAQRLGHSSPLVTMGEYAHVLPDKQVEVTKRLGDLMYGEG, from the coding sequence ATGGCGCGTGGTAACGGGATCAAGCGACAGAGAGACGGAAGCTGGCTGGTCAACATCGAGCTGGGACGAGACCCAGACGGCAAGCGGCGCCAGCACCGAAAGCGATTCGAGCGCAAGGCAGATGCCGAGGCATACCGCGACCAGGCGCGGGCTGACCAGCGCAAGGGCATTTTTGTCCTACCAGCCAAGGCCACGGTAAGGGACTTCGCCGCGCAGTGGCTTGAGATCGGTGTCCGTGGCAACTTGGCGGATAGTACCGCGATCGACTACCAGGAAACGCTCGACTACTACATGTTGCCGCGCCTGGGTCATGTGCGCCTTTCGGACCTCCGTAAGCCGGCCGTACAGGCCGCGTTCAACGACTTGGCCAAGGAAGTCAGTCCAACAACCGTGCGGCACGCGCACCGGGTCTTTAGGCGGATGCTTAACGTCGCCATCGAATGGAATGAGCTGGCCATCAACCCGGCAGTCGGTGTTGCCCTTCCGCGGGCAGCGAAGCGCCAGGCCACGATTTGGAATGTCGAGCAGGCGATTATGTTCCTCAAGCGCGCCGAGCTTGCGCCGGACACGGCCATGTGGGACCTCTTGCTCACGACCGGCGCGAGGATCAGCGAAGTGGTCGCGTTGACCTGGGCGGACGTCGATTTCAAGAACCACACCGTAAGAATCGCTGCGGCGATGGCCCGGTCGCTCCAGAACAAAGTGGACAGGAAAGGCCCCAAGACCGAAGGGGGCAAGCGCTCGCTACCGCTTCATCGCAAGACGATCGCCGCCCTCAAGGAACAGCGTAGGGTTCAGCGGGCCGAGCTGCTCAAGACGCAGATTCGGCCTGCGATTGACTATATCTTCACCAGTACGCCCGGCATCCCGCTCACGCGGCATGCAGCGTACCACCGGTTCAAGACGCTACTCGCGAGTGCTGGCCTGCCAGAAATCCGGTTACACGACCTGCGACATACGGTGGCCTCCATCCTGCTTGAGCGTGGGACGCCGATCCCAGAGGTCGCACAGCGCCTTGGCCACTCTTCGCCCCTCGTCACGATGGGCGAGTATGCCCACGTCTTGCCGGACAAGCAGGTCGAGGTGACGAAGCGGCTTGGAGACCTCATGTACGGGGAAGGCTAG